DNA sequence from the Perca flavescens isolate YP-PL-M2 chromosome 3, PFLA_1.0, whole genome shotgun sequence genome:
actgaaaaatagCTTGTGATACCGGGCTCTAACGTTACATTATTTATGTTGTGTACAACAGAGTGTACAACTGAGACAGAACAACTGTTCAAGATGCACGAACATGAACTCAATGACGCTGTCCATGAAGTGCTGAAGAAACTGGTGAGGAACAAATCTCTTCATAAATACTCAAGTCACACTGAGACGCTATAAGACTTCGACACAATGCAGCAAATCATTGATTTTATCATTGTGTGACtggctctttctctttctctttccaggACCAAAAGGAAGGTAATCtcaagttatctcaagacactttacagatagactaggtctagatcacactctataatttacaaagacccaacaattccagtaaatcccccaagagcaagcatttactgcgacagtggcgaggaaaaactcccagGTCTGTATTTATAAACCACTATTGTCTGGGTCCAGACCTTTGAATCTGTCTGACGCCAAGTTTACTGATTAATCATCTGAGATTGTGACATAAAGTAGAGGTTTCTcggataaaaaaacattgagtcTGGCCAGAACATCAGTCAAGTTTTACCGTCCGGCCCTGTCTGTCTTTACTGTTTACTTTGCTGCATACTCTGGCCAATCACAACCAAGTTAGTTAAAGTTGTGTTTACCCCATAGGCTCCATCATAGCTAAATAGGTTTTACACTGAATGACTCGTTTCACAAAAATAATTTATACAATTGAGTCCGATAACATTTTCGAAAGTCCAGAAGAGTGATGATCCTTCTGGACTGTTCTACTTCCTTTGACACAGAGAACCACCAGATCCTCTTTTCCACCTTCAGGATCTGGGTGTCTCAGGCTCtgcactctctctgctcacatcTTACCTCTAAGAACACATCCAAATTTGGTCCGACCAAAAGAGGTAGTCAAGCTGAACCATGGTCCGGCTTGTttctagtgtgaaagcatttttttgaAGGTTGAGACTTTGGGACCAAATAcaggaaactctgacaggataTCTTTGTGTTATAAGAACAACAAAGCTCCTTTAAGAACAGCTCAGAGCTGAGTGtgaacatgagagagagacggtgtcagcgctcagagcagacagctgtcggctatcaaagcagagaatacatcagcagtttacttgttaagtggtagtaaatgtacagcgtaggtttcacTTTGTCTCTGAATGAATTCTGCAGCAGTAAAGTTCCCATGTCTCACTTCTCAACAACGCAACAAAACAGAAAGAGCTGGGGCAGcacggggagagcagcagtcagctgGACAAcctccgacacagagagaggagacgagaggacAGGGAAGCCCGTCTACAGACCAGACACTAAGAGACGAGCCGACAGGAcaaggtaaactttattatccacAAGTGGGAAAATCATGTGGTCACCATTACATGCTCCATTGTAAAACAGCTTACTgcataacattaaaaacataagttcaaaacattaaaagaaagaaaaacaaggacAAGACAGACAAAGCAGTAAGAACATTGAAGAAACATGACAAGCATGTTTGTTGAAGTTTTTGGTCCCGGTGGTCACTACGTTCTAGTCTGTGTGCTCTAGGCAATCTGGCAGTGCCTCGAATGCAGCAGCAGACGAACTCTTACCCTCCACCTTTCTGACTTTCTCAGCCTGGACACATAGGCGGCCATCAGTTTGATCATGTTGTGATCCCAGTTCCCTAAACCGGGCAGAGCTTTAGATTAGACCGCGTCCTGGATATTTCCATAGCGCTGGTCGAGGCAGGCTGTGTCGTGGGTGGGACAGGTGACATATTGCTGGTATACATATTACGGTTTTGTTATTTACTCAGATGGCTTTTCCTTCCTCAGCTAAGCACACAACAAATTCTCTTCCCAGTCTGAAACAcaggtaaatgtaaatggactgtatttatatagcgctttccTAGTCTTAAGCTGcttacacatatagccgacggccgaccgttgacagaaaagccagtcgagatgatcagtctccccgtgttggtccaaaaagtgccacagaacacaccaacaagacgagaggagacgagacgtaatacatctctataacagcaggcggcgctagtCTGTATTGTTGCctgagaaatgaaaaccggcagctgattggacgaacgcgtcacatgggtttggttttctccggaaattccaagggggtaagcttcgcttcataacgcgaacctccgatggcgccattttgttgctacgaagcgatcacctcttgttagcattacactgaccgccattttttttttacgtcacttgactgcgaatacctttacatctgaagcgtttaaagactctatttctccgttgtttatttctaaagaaacacgacgatgtataaaaggctccattacctcgtagctcacgttatggctccgtagcagacgcttttataaaaataggctaacgattgggtcataaccacgagacttactgtcacacagtagaggaattaccgtatagtacaggagaagctcacaggcagtttggacttccattagctgtttaggtttaattactaatgtttaCTATCATgttcccctgctggagctgctccccccgcgacccaacaccggataagcggacgaagatggatggatggatggaactagcatgttagtgatcagtaattagcctgtgtctatgttatctccttacatatacctacactctccgtctctctaagattgggaatgattgagatttctctcggcacagctaccagaagacttcacactttcagacacgttgctcacgtcacatctacgttgtctccgtcagttggaggctgctcagtaaagcaagagatcaccggaaaagagcttctaatatccttcactggtctccgtccagagcaacggggtctattggtccattatatactgtctatgggaaattcaaagccagactgccATGGCGACTCGTTCAGAATCCGATCTCATAttatactaaaatagttcaccgaaaaaaCGTGTGAAGacagaaataggccgtgcagctgctgaatctgtcttcatttcagatcaacaaaggtcagtttaaaagagtttcctcagattttgagagactgtagtcacctcatcctgctcgtcatttccgggtgagtcccgactgccccccgactgaacatgtcaggtcggccaaaatgaacgccgacagccccccagactgacgacggcacgggacacaccaaacagactcgagtccccgacctcgccagactgtcagacgGCTGATAATCGGCTAAGTGTGACCCGGCTTTTAGTCTTTATCATCTCATCTGGTTGCAAAAAACCAAATGGTCAAACTCAAGGTTTCAAAACTGCTGTCCACTAATTAGGtcctgtttgcatgtgtgtggactcggccagtgtgtgtgtaatgtttaaaacaacagagtgaaaatgtAATGTATCCTCCTTGGATTAATAAAATATGACTTCTTCATCTTCTAGTGGAAGAGATCCAACAGGGCATGAGAGGATTGGATGTATCTGCTGTGGACCCTCTCAGGTATGAACACACAACAAGAGCTCTAACTCTGCAGGTGTCTCTGATTTCTTGTCCTTCAGCTGAAGAACTTCTTTCAGAGGAGAGAGTAGACCTGAGTTAGGAAACACATACAGAAGGTTCCCATGGAAACATCAAAAATCATTCTCATTTAGTCCTGTTAGCAGCATGGCTCTAGGAATAGTTatgttggtccaccactttgttccagtctgaaatatctcaacaactccTAAATATGTTAAGATAATATCTTAATTATTAACATTTCTTCCCCAGAGGATTGATCCATAGTGATCCTCTGAATCACCAGCAGGTTTACACTTTTGGTGAAAACATCTTATCATCTATTGGATGGATTTTAATGTTATTCTGTAATTCTGACTTTCTGTCTAGCGCCATCGTCAGGTCAACTTAAAAGTATTTTCCCCATAAAACACCTTTTCTTGAGATGATTAGGTATTGTCCTTATAGATAAACCATAGTCACGTTAATAATTAGAGTAGATGTAGAAATTTAATGTTTATGAATGTGTTTACTACTGTTGCCAGGCAGCCAGCTTTTCTTTACCTCCTCTCTCGACTTCTTCTCTACTACTTACTTATAAACAGATGATGATGTTGTTTGTACCCCCCCGTGATGTTTCAGAGAGAAACAAACAATGTGATGAGCAGAAATGTCTCCGAGCATATTTCACATTGTGTTTTATCATGTGGGAGGAGATTAATGAAACCAGAGCAGATCAgtgatgtctgtgtctcttatTATTTCTACATTATTTTCCCATTCCTCTGAGATACCAGAGACCAGTTAACTGGTTACTGGTATCTAACCAGTGACCAGTTAACTGAGAtgagtttctctgtctctctgacagaCTGAGGAACATCATGTCTAACAGCAGTTAGGACTCATGTTGATAGAAACTCATTCTGACTCTGTTTCTTCCTCCAGGGTCCAGAGGAGTGATCTGATGAGATGTAAGTCTGTTAGTTTCTCTTTAAATACACAGCTGATAGTTTCTCTTCATTACAACATTACTGACAGTAACAGTGGAGGATCTAGAACATTTAACATGGGGTGGCAAAGGGGTAGTGAGACATCTTGGAAGGGGAACCCCCATATGTAAACACACTACTACACCCTGATACACACTGCTAACACATTACATatcagcctcctcttcctcactgtcatcttcatcttcctcctcctgatcactctctgcctctgtctctctctctgaatctacagcctcctcttcctccttgtcatcttcatcttcctcctcctgatcactctctgcctctgtctctctctctgaatctacagcctcctcttcctccctgtgtcatcttcatcttcctcctactgatcactctctgcctctgtccctctctctgaatctacagcctcctcttcctcactgtcattatcatcttcctcctcctgatcactctctgcctctgtccctctctctgaatctacagcctcctcttcctcagtgTCATCTTCATCTTTCTGTGTTGTAACGTCGGCGAAATGCCGTCCCTCtgtaaacactgtgtgtgtgtgtgtgtgtgtgtgtgtgtgtgtgtgtgtgagagagtgtgtgtgtttgtatgtgtgtgtgtgagagagtgtatgtgtttgtgtgtgtgtgtgtgtgtgtgagagagtgtgtgtgtttgttgtgtgtgtgtgtgagagagtgtgtgtgtttgtgtgtgtgtgtgagagagtgtgtgtgtttgtatgtgtgtgtgtgagagagtgtgtgtgtttgtgtgtgtgtgtgtgtgagtgtgtgtgtttgtgtgtgtgtgtgtgtgagagagtgtgtgtgtttgtgtttgagagagtgtgtgtgtttgtgtgtgtgtgtgtgtgtgtgtgtgtgtgtgtgtgtctgtgtgtgtgtgtgtgtgtgtctgtgtgtgtgtctgtgtctgtgtgtgtctgtgtctgtgtctgtctgtctgtctgtctgtctgtgtgtgtgtgtgtgtgtgtgtgtgtgtgtgtgcactcagCATGTTTATAATCTATAAACATGCTTTATAAACcagttattaattattaattattaaatacCATTAACAGTATAATAATGATTATCTAAAGATTAACTAAAGATGTTATTAATAACtacagctgtgttgtgtctccttctctccgtcagattcctgtgaactcacactggaCACCAACACAATGAACAGAaacctcaaactgtctgacaacaacaggaaggtgacattAGTGATGAAGGAGGAGCagtcatatcctgatcatccagagaggtttgacgtgtgtcctcagctgctgtgtagagatggtctgactgatcgctgttactgggaggtagaGACAAGTGGAAAGGTTTttatatcagtgagttacagaggaatcaacAGGAAAGGAAACAGTCATGACTGTTTGCTTGGATttaatgatcagtcctggagtctgacCTGCTCTGATGGTTTTTACTTTGTCCGTCACAATAACATAGTAGCAAACgtctcctcctcccccacctctggtagagtagcagtgtatgtggactgtcctgctggctctctgtccttctactcagtctcctctgactcactgatccacctctacaccttcaacaccacattcactcagactCTCTATCCTGGTTTGGGGTTCTTCTcagatggttcctcagtgtctctgtgtcctctgtagGAGGAAACAACTTCCTGTCCTGTGGGTTAAATGTTGGTGGAGGACGAGGCTTCACTTTGTCTCTCtttaatcttcttcttcttcttcttctttagtaaTGATGAAATGATCTCCTCAGGGATGATCATTAGATGTATATGAACTGTGTTGACTTTGATTTTCACtgtaatcatgttttattgGAGCAGATTCAGGTGTTAGTGATTTATTTCCATAAATGTTTAAAGATTAGAAAGACTTGATGAGTTCATCATGTTTTAACTAATGTAAATCTGtttcagtttgaacattaaacaataaagatgtTTCCTTCATtacaacatgttttatttttcttctgtgtATTATATAATGAATCTTATTTCCATAAACAGAATATGTTTTGTATTAAGACGTGTGTAGTctctgactcctcctcccatcctcagtccatgaacacactaaacacattaatgaagttaAGAATgaccacagcctctaaaatagtacAATGGAACAACTTCACGTTGAATTCACTAATGGAGGGAAACaatctctctgctctctgttggtTGAGTCTGAAAG
Encoded proteins:
- the LOC114552336 gene encoding neoverrucotoxin subunit alpha-like, coding for MHEHELNDAVHEVLKKLDQKEERAGAARGEQQSAGQPPTQREETRGQGSPSTDQTLRDEPTGQVEEIQQGMRGLDVSAVDPLRVQRSDLMRYSCELTLDTNTMNRNLKLSDNNRKVTLVMKEEQSYPDHPERFDVCPQLLCRDGLTDRCYWEVETSGKVFISVSYRGINRKGNSHDCLLGFNDQSWSLTCSDGFYFVRHNNIVANVSSSPTSGRVAVYVDCPAGSLSFYSVSSDSLIHLYTFNTTFTQTLYPGLGFFSDGSSVSLCPL